In the genome of Xanthomonas hortorum pv. pelargonii, the window GCGGTACCTTCACCATCACCAACGGCGGCACCTTCGGCTCGCTGCTGTCCACCCCGATCATCAACCCGCCGCAGAGCGCGATCCTGGGCATGCACGCGATCAAGGAACGTCCGATCGCCGAGAACGGCCAGGTCGTGATCGCGCCGATGATGTATCTGGCGCTGTCCTACGACCACCGCATCATCGACGGCAAGGATTCAGTGCAGTTCCTGGTGGACATCAAGAACCAGCTGGAAAACCCGGGCCGGATGTTGTTCGGTCTGTAAGAGCCGGGAATCGGGAATGGAGATTCGGGAATGGGACAAGCGCCCATCGACCGCTCCATTCCCGCCTGGACCTGGATGGGACGCGGCAGGCGCACGCATGCGCTCTTGCGATTCTCCATTCCCTATTCCCCATTCCCGTGAGCAAATGAAATGAGCGAACAATTCGACGTCGTCGTCATCGGTGCCGGTCCGGCCGGTTATCACGCTGCGATTCGCGCGGCCCAGCTGGGCATGAAGGTCGCCTGCATCGACGCGGCACTCGGCAAGGACGGCAAGCCCGCCCTGGGCGGGACCTGCCTGCGCGTGGGCTGCATTCCGTCCAAGGCGCTGCTGGATTCCTCGCGCCAGTTCTGGAACATGGGCCATCTGTTCGGCGACCACGGCATCAGCTTCAACGACGCCAAGATGGACGTGCCCACCATGATCGGCCGCAAGGACAAGATCGTGAAGCAGTTCACCGGCGGCATCGCGATGCTGTTCAAGGCGAACAAGATCACGCCGTACTACGGCTTCGGCCAGCTGCTGCCGGGCAACATCGTCAAGGTCGCCCAGCACGAAGGCGGCGAGATCGAGCTCAAGGGCACCAATGTGATCCTGGCTCCGGGCTCGGAGTCGATCGAGCTGCCGTTCGCCAAGTTCGAAGGCGACACCATCGTCGACAACGTCGGCGGCCTGGACTTCACCGCCGTGCCCAAGCGCATGGCAGTGATCGGGGCCGGCGTGATCGGCCTGGAACTGGGCAGCGTGTGGAAGCGTCTGGGCGCCGAGGTCACCATCCTCGAAGCGCTGCCGGACTTCCTGGCCCTGGCCGATGCCGAAGTGGCAAAGACCGCACTGAAGGAATTCAAGAAGCAGGGCCTGGATATCAAGCTCGGCGCCAAGGTCAGCAAGACCGAAATCACCGGCAGCGGCGATGCCAAGCAGGTGGTGGTCAGCTACACCGACGCCGCCGGCGAGCAGACCCTCACCGTGGACAAGTTGCTGGTGGCCGTGGGCCGCAAGGCTGCGACCAAGAATCTGCTGGCCGACGGTACCGGCGTCAAGCTCAACGAGCGTGGCCAGATCGAAGTGGACGGGCATTGCCACACCGGCGTCGATGGCGTGTGGGCGGTCGGCGACTGCGTGCGCGGCCCGATGCTGGCGCACAAGGGCTTCGAAGAAGGCATTGCGGTTGCCGAACTGATCGCTGGCCTGCCGGGCCACGTCAACTTCGACACCATTCCGTGGGTCATCTACACCGAGCCGGAGATTGCCTGGGTCGGCAAGACCGAGCAGCAGTTGAAGGCCGAGGGCGTCGCCTACAAGGCCGGCAGCTTCCCGTTCGCGGCGATCGGCCGTGCGGTGGCCATGGGCGAGCCGGCCGGCTTCGTCAAGGTGATCGCCGATGCCGAAACCGACCGCGTGCTGGGCATGCACCTGGTCGGCGTGGGCGTGTCCGAACTGGTGCACGAAGGTGTGCTGACGATGGAGTTCAACGGCTCGGCCGACGATCTGGCCCGCATCTGCCATGCGCATCCGACGCTGTCCGAAGCGATCCACGATGCCGCAATGGCAGTGAGCAAGCGCGCGATCCATAAGGCGAACTGATCGGGAGTGGTGGATTCGGGATTGGGGATTCGCGACGGCGGCTCCCGGTCCCGCCCCCTTCCGGCAATGACATGGCGCCGGGTGAAAACCCGGCGTTATGTTTTTCAAGCCTGGCAAGAACTTCAGGCACATCAGCGCGGGCTCTGCCGACAGCACCATGTGCAATCAGCACCGCCTGCGTTTTTACCAATTCCCAATCCCAACTCCCGAATCCCATGAAATCGATCTGCGTCTACTGCGGTTCCAATGTCGGCAACAAACCCGCCTACGCCGAGCGTGCCACCGCGCTGGGTCAGCGCATCGCCGAGCAGGGCTTGCGCCTGGTCTATGGCGGCGGCAACGTGGGTCTGATGGGCACGATGGCCAATGCGGTGCTGGCGGCCGGTGGCGAGGTGACCGGGGTGATTCCGCAGCAGCTGGCCGATTGGGAAGTGGCCCATCGCGGGCTGACCACGCTGGAAATCGTCGGCTCCATGCATGAGCGCAAGATGCGCATGTTCGAGCTGTCCGATGCCTTCGTCGCCCTGCCCGGCGGCTTCGGCACCATGGAAGAGATCTTCGAGATGCTGACCTGGCGCCAGCTGGGCATCGGCAACAAGCCCTGCGCATTCCTGGATATCGAAGGCTTTTACGCACCGCTGATCGGCATGATCGATCGCATGGTGGAAGAGCGCTTCCTGCATCCGGACCAGCGCACCGACCTGTGGTACGGCAACGATCTGGCGCAGATGCTGGAGTGGATGCAGCACTACACGCCGGCGCAGGCTTCCAAGTGGATCGACGAGAAGCGCCGCTCCACCCTGGTGTGATGCCAGGCGACGCACGCTCCCTGCCCCATCGCCTGCCAGGTCCGGCGTCGGGCAGGCGCACCAGCAAGCACGCAGCAGCGTTGTAGTCACACGTCAGCTGCGCGGGGCGCAGCGACACACCGGGCCATATCTCACTGATGCGGCAATGGCTCCAGCGCGATGCCGCACACCCCGGCCCCTGCCACGGCGGACCGTGTGGCATGTTGTCCGACAGGTCGACAGCGCAACCACAGCGCCTGCGCGTCACCGCCCCCGGCCTGCGCGAACCCATCGCGCATCCGACCCGTCGCAATGCGCCGCCGAACACCCTGCCGATCTGCAAGCTTGCAACGGCACGATGGCTGCAGCGTCCGGCACCAGCGGCTCGCATAGAATGGCGACGATGCTCGATACCCTCGCCGCTGACGCGCACCACAGCCTGGACATCAAGCACAGTCGCTTTCTGGCCAACGCTGCTGCATTGGAATCGCCCGCGCACGCGCTGGCGATCGTGCAGCGCATGTCCGTGCCCGATGCCACCCACAACTGCTGGGCGTACCGATTCGGGCAGGAATACCGCTCCAGCGACGATGGCGAGCCCAGCGGCACCGCCGGCCGGCCGATTCTGGCGGCCATCGATGGCCAGGGCTACGACCGCGTGGTGGTGGTGGTCACGCGTTGGTACGGCGGCATCAAGCTCGGCGCGGGTGGATTGATGCGCGCCTACGGCGGGACGGCAGCGGAATGCCTGCGCATGGCCACTCGTCGTCCACTGATGACGCTGTGCGCGCTTGAACTGCAATGCCGGTTCGATGATCTTGGCGTGGTGCACGTCGCACTCAATGCGTTCCACGCCACTAAACTCAACGAGCGTTTCGATGCAACTGGTGCCCTGCTAGACATCCACATAGCGGCCGATCAACTTCTCGGCCTGAAAGAGCGACTGCGCGATGCGACAGGCAATCGGGCTCGACTAACTGGCGCGGAAACCTGCTGACACATCAGCCACCGTGCGGATTGCGTGCACATGGCTGCTATTGGACCACTGCCTGGCTCAGCAAACGTATCGCACCTTGCGCGGTATCTAGCGACACCGTAGCTCCCAGCGGCAATGCAAGATTGGGATCGACGTGGCCGCTTGACCAATTGACCATCACCGGAATCTTGAGCGGCAAAAAAACTCATTGAATAAGGCGTTGGCCATACTGGAGGGCGTTGCCGCCGGAGTTTCGCCGGCGATCACGAACCTGCCTAACAAGAGCCCTCTGATCGAGCGCAGCTTGCCAGCCAACCGCAATTGCGTGAGCAAACGATCCAGCCGAGGCAATGCGATCTCGGTGTCTTCGAGAAAGAGGATGGCATCCGTGGAGTCCACCTCGTAGGGCGTACCGAGGGTGCTGCACAGCAGCGACAGGTTGCCTCCCACCAGCCTCCCCTGTGCAGTTCCATCCACAAGCGTAGCGACCGGGTACATCGGCGGGGAAGGATCAAACTGCCCGATGGCAGACGTCCGGACAACAGATCAAGGATGAGCGAAGCAGTGGGTGGAAGTTTTTCTTGTACCAGGTCAGAAGCCAGCATGGGACCATGAAATGTCACCAGACCCGCGTATTTTTGCAGCGCGAGGTGCAACGCGGTGATATCGCTGTAGCCAATGAACGGCTTGGGATTGGCACCTATCAGCGCGTAGTCGAGCTTATCGAGTAAGCGGGTGGCACCAAAACCACCACGTAGGCACCAGACGGCCTTTATGTCGCTGGAGAGAAAGGCATAGTGGATATCGTCTACACGCGCACTGTCGGTTCCAGCCAGATAATCGAACGGAGGCGCCAGCTTCTCCATTGCCGAAGGCATGATCTCCGCGGAAAATCCGTGGGCTCGAAGCCACTGGGCGGCCTTTTCCGCATCGCCCGATGGGGAGGCCGGTGCAACAATGGCGACCTTGTCACCTGCGTTGAGCGCAGGTACCGGACGAGACTGACCTTGTACAGCACGGGCCTGCACTCCCCGCGCGCCGACGCGCGCACGTGCAGCAAGTCCGAACGACGCCAGCATCAGCGCTGCGCCGCCAGTGGCGGTTCCAAAAATTTTCGCCGAGTCGTTTTCATCTGCAGCAGCTCTACTTTTTTAATTTTGACGTGGCTGGTGCTACCTTCAACGACCAATACCGAAGTTGCAGTGCTTTTAGAGAAGCGATGCTTTTGATGCAGAGTCCCTCCTTCTCATTTACCCGAGGTGCGTCACACATCCTGATGCACCGCGCACTGGTTACCCTACACTTGCCCTGTGGGCTCGCACACGCTTGAAAAAGGGGCCGTGCAACGCCATTCGCAGTCGTGTCCACCTCTCAACACCGGAAGCCGCATGAACCAGCCAGCCGCCGCCAGGCCCAGCCCATTGCGGAAGCTTGGCAGCCTGCGCACCTTGTGGCCGTTCGTGCAGCGCCAGCGTGGCCTGTTCGCCGCCTGGCTGATCGCACTGGCCATTTCCTCGGCCGCCACCTTGAGCCTGCCGGCGGCGGTCAAGCAGATGATCGACCACGGTTTCTCCGGCGGTTCGCAGATCAATCAGGCCTTCGCGCTGTTGTTTGCGGTGGCGGTGGTGCTGGCATTGGCCACGGCCGCGCGCTTTTACTTCGTCGCGTTGCTGGGCGAAAAAGTCGTCGCCGATCTGCGTGGCCGGTTGTACGCGCATCTGATCGGGCTGGACGCCGGCTTTCATGATCGCAGCCGCAGCGGCGAGCTGGTCTCGCGCCTGTCGGCCGACAGCGAGCTGCTGCGTGGGGTGATCGGCACCACCATGTCGGTGGCGTTGCGCAGCTCGGTGACGGTGATCGGCAGCATGGTGATGCTGTTCGTCACCAGCCCGCGGCTGGCCGGGTTCACGCTGATCGGCATCCCGCTGGCAGTGCTGCCGATCGTGCTGGGCGCACGCCGCCTGCAGAAGATCTCGCGCGCGAGCCAGGACCGTGTGGCCGACGCCAACACGCTGGCCGCCGAAACGCTGGGCGCGGTGCGCACCGTGCAGGCGCATGCGCGCGAAGGCTACGAAAGCCACCGTTTCAGCCAGGCCTTGTTGGCGGCGATCGAAACCGCGCGGCTGCGCATCCGTACCCAGGCCACCGTCACTGCGGTGGCGATCATGCTGATTTTCGGCGCGATCGTCGGGGTGCTGTGGCTGGGTGCGCACGATGTGATCGGCGGGCGCATGACGCCCGGCACGCTGGGGCAATTCGTGTTGTACGCGTTGATCGGCGGTGGTTCGGTCGGCGCATTGGCCGAGGTCTGGAACGAGTTGCAGCGCGCGGCCGGCGGCATGGGCCGCGTTGGCGAATTGCTCGACGAGCAACCGGCCATCGTCGCGCCGGCCACGCCGCAGCCATTGCCGCAGCCGTTGCGCGGTGCGATCCATTTCGATCAGGTGGTGTTTCATTATCCGCAGCGCCCCGATGCGCCTGCCCTGGATCACTTCGATCTGCATGTCCTTCCGGGCGAAACCGTGGCGCTGGTCGGGCCCTCCGGCGCCGGCAAGAGCACGGTGCTGTCGATGTTGCTGCGTTTCCACGACCCGGTCAGCGGCAAGCTGCGCGTCGACGATGTGGATCTGCGCGACACCGACCCGGTGCTGCTGCGCGAACGCATTGCCTTGGTGCCGCAGCAACCCACGCTGTTTGCCGCCAGCGCCGCCGACAACATCCGTTATGGGCGCCTGGAAGCGAGCGATGCGCAAGTGGAAGCCGCTGCCGTTGCCGCCGAAGCCGATGTCTTCATTCGCGCCCTGCCGCAGGGCTATGCCAGCGAACTGGGCGAACGCGGCGCACGCCTGTCCGGCGGCCAGCAGCAGCGTGTGGCGATCGCACGTGCATTGCTCAAGGACGCGCCGATCCTGCTGCTGGACGAGGCCACCAGCGCGCTGGACGCGCAGAGCGAGCGTGCCGTGCAGCAGGCGCTGGACCGGCTGATGGAAGGCCGCACCACGCTGGTCATCGCCCATCGCCTGGCCACCGTGCTCAAGGCCGACCGCATCGTGGTGATGGATGCCGGCCGCATCGTCGCACAGGGCACGCATGCGCAATTGATTGCCGAAGGCGGCCTGTATGCAGAGCTGGCGCGGCTACAGTTCATCGATCAGTGACGCCTGGATGCGCTGTTGCCTGAGTGACATGGCGGTACGTTTCGCTCACCGGCGCATTGCCGGTGGTGCGCTTTGAGCACTCTGGAAGTAACGCTGTGACGGTAACCAAGTGACACATGCCTCGCCCTAGAACCACCATCCGCCAGCTCAGTTATTTTGTCGCGCTCGCCGACACCGGCAGCTTCACCCGCGCCGCCGAGCAGATGGGCGTGTCGCAACCCTCGCTGTCGCAGCAGATTCGCGCCTTCGAAACCATCATCGGTGCAGCGCTGTTCGAACGCGGCGTGCCGGCGATCCTGACGCCGCTGGGACGCGATCTGCTCGACCGCGCACGCAGCATCCTGCTCGACATCACCGACCTGGAAGAAGTGCGCGCCACCTCGGCCGACACGCTGATCGGCACCATCCGGCTCGGCGTGTCGCCCACGCTCGGCGCGTACCTGATGCCGAGCCTGGTCGCGCGCCTGCACCGCGAGCACCCGGCGCTGCGCGTGCATGTGCGCGAAGGCTTGCCGACGGTGCTGGCCGCAGGCCTGGCCAGCGGTCTGCATGACGTGATCCTTGCGCAATTGCCGGTCGCCGGGCGCGGCCTGCATAGCGAGCGGCTGTTCCGCGAACCGCTGCACGTGACCATGGCCGCCGATCACCCGTTGCGTGCCAAAACCTTCATCACACCGGCCGATCTGCGCGGTGCCAACCTGCTGACGTTGATGCCGGAATACCGGCTGGCCGAACAGATCGCCGCGATCGCCATGGACGTCGGCGCCACTGTCCTGCGCGATTACGAAGGCACCAGCCTGGATGCGATCCGCCAGATGGCCGGGATGGGCATGGGTCTTGCACTATTGCCAGACCTGTATGTGCGCCAGGAAATCCGCGAGGGCGACGACGTCGTCGTTCGGCCGATCAAAGGCGGACGCTACTATAGGGAGATCGGGCTGTTGTGGCGGCAAGGCGCAGGACGCGCGCCGGCCTTCGGCCTGATCGCCGATCTCCTGCGTGCGGTGGCCGCATAGGAAAATCCTATGCGTCGAATAAGCGCTGCGGCCTTGTTCGTTACCTGCAACTCGTCAATGCTTCATTGAACTCATCAACGGAAATCGAATGGCGGGCAAGCAGATCGGATGGCGGGAAGCGGGAGCCTGGCTGGCGGAGATCGTCGGGCCGGACATGCCGTATGTGCGTCTGGCCATGGTGTATGGCGTGGCGATCAGCCTGCTGTCGCTGGCCACGCCGATCTCGGTGCAGTTGCTGATCAACAGCGTGGCCAACACCGCGCTGCCCGCACCGCTGTGGACGCTGTCGAGCCTGCTGCTGGGGCTGTTGCTGCTGGTGGCCGGCCTGAGCGCGATGCGGGTGTGGGTCATGGCGCTGTTCGAGCGCCGCCTGTTTGCGCGCGTGGTCTCCGAAATCACGGTGCGCGCGGTGCATGCGCAAAATCCGTTCTTCGCCGATCAGAACCGCGGCGACATGTTCAATCGTTACTTCGATCTGGTGGTGGTGCAGAAAGCCGTGCCGAGTCTGGCGATCGGCGCCTTCACCATCGTGCTGCAATCGGCGGTGGGGCTGATACTCACCAGTTTCTACCATCCGTTCTTTCTCGGTTTCAACGCATTGTTGCTGCTGGTCATCTTCAGCATCTGGATGATCTGGTCGCGCGGTTCGATCCGCACCGCGGTCGATCTGAGCCATGCCAAGCACGAGGCCGCACGCTGGCTGGAAAGTGTCGGCGGCTCGAACGGTTTCTATAAATCCAGCCGCCATCTCAATTTCGCGATGGACCGCTCCGAAGCCGTCACTGCAGCTTATGTCGACCGGCACCGGCGCCATTTCCGCTACAGCTTCACCCAGACGGTGGCGTTTTTGCTGGTCTACGCGGTGGCCAGCGCCGCGTTGCTGGCGCTGGGCGGCAATCTGATCCTACGCGGCGAGCTGTCGATCGGCCAACTGGTCGCCGCCGAACTGATCCTCAGCGCGGTCTTCTACGGCATCTCGCAACTCGGTGGCTATCTGGATGCGTTCTACGATCTGGTAGCGAGCTCGGAAGAACTCTCGCTGCTGTTTGCGATCCCGCAGGAACGCGCCGTCGTTGCACGTGGCAAAACGCCCGGCAACAGCGCGGTGCGCCTGGATGGCGTGATGATCGACGGCGCACGTTTCGATTTTTCGCTGGCCGCCGGCGAGCAGCTGGTGACGATCGCCGATGGCGGTGCGGAGCGGCTGCTGGCGATGATCCTCAAGCGCCACATGGTGCCCGATCGCGGGCTGGTGATGGTGGGCGGCGCAGACATGGCCACCTTCGACATGTACCTGCTGCGCTCGGAAGTGACGGTGCTCGACCGGCCGACCATTGTCGAGGTCACCATCCGCGAATATCTGGCGCTGGCGTCTGCCGATGTGACTTCGGAAGCGATGCTGGAAGCGATCGATGCGGTGGGGCTGCGCAGCCGCATTGCCGCACTTCCGCAAGGTCTGGATACGCGCCTGGCCGCATCGGGCTACCCGTTGTGGATCGGCGAAGTGATGGCGTTGAAGCTGGCCAATGCGCTGC includes:
- the lpdA gene encoding dihydrolipoyl dehydrogenase; protein product: MSEQFDVVVIGAGPAGYHAAIRAAQLGMKVACIDAALGKDGKPALGGTCLRVGCIPSKALLDSSRQFWNMGHLFGDHGISFNDAKMDVPTMIGRKDKIVKQFTGGIAMLFKANKITPYYGFGQLLPGNIVKVAQHEGGEIELKGTNVILAPGSESIELPFAKFEGDTIVDNVGGLDFTAVPKRMAVIGAGVIGLELGSVWKRLGAEVTILEALPDFLALADAEVAKTALKEFKKQGLDIKLGAKVSKTEITGSGDAKQVVVSYTDAAGEQTLTVDKLLVAVGRKAATKNLLADGTGVKLNERGQIEVDGHCHTGVDGVWAVGDCVRGPMLAHKGFEEGIAVAELIAGLPGHVNFDTIPWVIYTEPEIAWVGKTEQQLKAEGVAYKAGSFPFAAIGRAVAMGEPAGFVKVIADAETDRVLGMHLVGVGVSELVHEGVLTMEFNGSADDLARICHAHPTLSEAIHDAAMAVSKRAIHKAN
- a CDS encoding TIGR00730 family Rossman fold protein, which gives rise to MKSICVYCGSNVGNKPAYAERATALGQRIAEQGLRLVYGGGNVGLMGTMANAVLAAGGEVTGVIPQQLADWEVAHRGLTTLEIVGSMHERKMRMFELSDAFVALPGGFGTMEEIFEMLTWRQLGIGNKPCAFLDIEGFYAPLIGMIDRMVEERFLHPDQRTDLWYGNDLAQMLEWMQHYTPAQASKWIDEKRRSTLV
- a CDS encoding IMPACT family protein, giving the protein MATMLDTLAADAHHSLDIKHSRFLANAAALESPAHALAIVQRMSVPDATHNCWAYRFGQEYRSSDDGEPSGTAGRPILAAIDGQGYDRVVVVVTRWYGGIKLGAGGLMRAYGGTAAECLRMATRRPLMTLCALELQCRFDDLGVVHVALNAFHATKLNERFDATGALLDIHIAADQLLGLKERLRDATGNRARLTGAETC
- a CDS encoding ABC transporter transmembrane domain-containing protein, whose translation is MNQPAAARPSPLRKLGSLRTLWPFVQRQRGLFAAWLIALAISSAATLSLPAAVKQMIDHGFSGGSQINQAFALLFAVAVVLALATAARFYFVALLGEKVVADLRGRLYAHLIGLDAGFHDRSRSGELVSRLSADSELLRGVIGTTMSVALRSSVTVIGSMVMLFVTSPRLAGFTLIGIPLAVLPIVLGARRLQKISRASQDRVADANTLAAETLGAVRTVQAHAREGYESHRFSQALLAAIETARLRIRTQATVTAVAIMLIFGAIVGVLWLGAHDVIGGRMTPGTLGQFVLYALIGGGSVGALAEVWNELQRAAGGMGRVGELLDEQPAIVAPATPQPLPQPLRGAIHFDQVVFHYPQRPDAPALDHFDLHVLPGETVALVGPSGAGKSTVLSMLLRFHDPVSGKLRVDDVDLRDTDPVLLRERIALVPQQPTLFAASAADNIRYGRLEASDAQVEAAAVAAEADVFIRALPQGYASELGERGARLSGGQQQRVAIARALLKDAPILLLDEATSALDAQSERAVQQALDRLMEGRTTLVIAHRLATVLKADRIVVMDAGRIVAQGTHAQLIAEGGLYAELARLQFIDQ
- a CDS encoding hydrogen peroxide-inducible genes activator, with the translated sequence MPRPRTTIRQLSYFVALADTGSFTRAAEQMGVSQPSLSQQIRAFETIIGAALFERGVPAILTPLGRDLLDRARSILLDITDLEEVRATSADTLIGTIRLGVSPTLGAYLMPSLVARLHREHPALRVHVREGLPTVLAAGLASGLHDVILAQLPVAGRGLHSERLFREPLHVTMAADHPLRAKTFITPADLRGANLLTLMPEYRLAEQIAAIAMDVGATVLRDYEGTSLDAIRQMAGMGMGLALLPDLYVRQEIREGDDVVVRPIKGGRYYREIGLLWRQGAGRAPAFGLIADLLRAVAA
- a CDS encoding ABC transporter ATP-binding protein, whose product is MAGKQIGWREAGAWLAEIVGPDMPYVRLAMVYGVAISLLSLATPISVQLLINSVANTALPAPLWTLSSLLLGLLLLVAGLSAMRVWVMALFERRLFARVVSEITVRAVHAQNPFFADQNRGDMFNRYFDLVVVQKAVPSLAIGAFTIVLQSAVGLILTSFYHPFFLGFNALLLLVIFSIWMIWSRGSIRTAVDLSHAKHEAARWLESVGGSNGFYKSSRHLNFAMDRSEAVTAAYVDRHRRHFRYSFTQTVAFLLVYAVASAALLALGGNLILRGELSIGQLVAAELILSAVFYGISQLGGYLDAFYDLVASSEELSLLFAIPQERAVVARGKTPGNSAVRLDGVMIDGARFDFSLAAGEQLVTIADGGAERLLAMILKRHMVPDRGLVMVGGADMATFDMYLLRSEVTVLDRPTIVEVTIREYLALASADVTSEAMLEAIDAVGLRSRIAALPQGLDTRLAASGYPLWIGEVMALKLANALLVRPRVLMLAQLYDLIPADRLTDVLRRLKEAGTTVLLCTGRPEDITLDGWFHLQPERQQRFATRAELIASTQEANDAARS